Proteins encoded together in one Oceanobacillus iheyensis HTE831 window:
- a CDS encoding cytidine deaminase, with amino-acid sequence MNKNQLLDASLKAMDSAYVPYSTFPVGAALLTKSGKLYTGCNIENAAYPVTCCAERVAIFKAISEGETQFAEMAVAANTKRPVPPCGSCRQVMSEFFTSSMKIHLTNLNKEVKTLTIEELLPFSFQPDDLENN; translated from the coding sequence ATGAACAAGAATCAATTATTAGATGCTTCTCTAAAGGCGATGGATAGTGCGTATGTACCGTATTCGACTTTTCCGGTAGGAGCAGCATTGTTAACTAAATCAGGCAAGCTTTATACAGGTTGTAATATAGAAAACGCAGCATATCCTGTTACATGTTGTGCAGAAAGAGTAGCTATATTTAAAGCAATTTCTGAAGGAGAGACGCAATTTGCAGAAATGGCAGTAGCAGCCAATACGAAAAGACCTGTTCCTCCTTGTGGTTCTTGTCGACAAGTTATGAGTGAATTCTTTACTTCGTCAATGAAGATTCATTTAACGAATTTAAATAAAGAAGTAAAGACGTTGACAATAGAAGAATTATTACCTTTTTCTTTCCAACCAGATGATTTGGAGAATAATTAA
- the gpsB gene encoding cell division regulator GpsB produces MSVNRIQLSGKDILEKDFKTGIRGYSQEEVDEFLDVIIQDYDNFKQEIDRLKAENEKLKKSTPAVEQSRSRSQQPPTSQVNYDVLKRLSNLEKAVFGKRYTEQEES; encoded by the coding sequence ATGAGTGTTAATCGTATTCAATTAAGTGGAAAAGATATTTTAGAAAAAGATTTCAAAACTGGTATTAGAGGATATTCACAAGAAGAAGTAGACGAATTTTTAGATGTTATCATCCAAGACTATGATAATTTTAAACAAGAGATTGACCGTTTAAAAGCAGAGAACGAAAAACTGAAAAAGAGTACACCTGCTGTAGAACAATCACGTTCAAGATCTCAACAACCACCAACTTCTCAAGTTAATTATGATGTGTTAAAGCGTCTATCTAATTTGGAAAAAGCTGTGTTTGGCAAGCGTTATACGGAGCAGGAAGAATCTTAA
- a CDS encoding YppE family protein gives MDVKEITIQLKKDLEKLKYRFLTSAPPEDRKDRDYFQMVKEETAPVYQLIAQWEEDALSIVKERKANVHPNQVVSTRENMELLLMHSFYMDTRKKRYMELYRSILYVFDLLLEDIEQ, from the coding sequence ATGGATGTAAAAGAGATAACTATACAATTAAAAAAAGATCTGGAAAAACTAAAATATAGATTTTTAACTTCTGCACCACCAGAAGACAGAAAGGATAGGGATTATTTCCAAATGGTAAAGGAGGAAACCGCTCCAGTTTACCAATTAATTGCTCAATGGGAAGAGGATGCTCTTTCCATAGTAAAGGAAAGAAAAGCCAATGTTCATCCCAACCAAGTAGTTTCAACTAGAGAGAATATGGAACTACTATTAATGCATAGTTTCTATATGGATACAAGAAAGAAACGTTATATGGAGTTATATCGTTCGATATTATACGTGTTTGACCTATTATTAGAAGATATAGAACAGTAA
- the recU gene encoding Holliday junction resolvase RecU, with product MNYPNGQQKVTTNHVVQKQDNRMFSNRGMSLEDDINATNEFYLETNQAVIHKKPTPVQIVNVHYPKRSAAVITEAYFKQASTTDYNGIYKGKYIDFEAKETKNKTSFPLANIHEHQINHMQKVIDQQGICFMLIRFTAHDETYLLDAKALLTFWNLKQDGGKKSIPYDMIRNQSQLIPFHYQKRVDYLAAVDKLYF from the coding sequence TTGAATTATCCGAATGGTCAACAGAAGGTGACAACCAACCATGTTGTACAAAAACAGGATAATCGTATGTTTAGCAATAGAGGAATGTCCTTAGAGGATGACATTAATGCAACAAATGAATTTTATCTGGAAACAAATCAAGCAGTTATACACAAAAAACCAACCCCTGTTCAGATTGTTAATGTACATTATCCGAAAAGAAGCGCAGCAGTAATAACAGAAGCTTATTTCAAACAAGCCTCTACTACTGATTATAACGGCATTTATAAAGGTAAATATATTGACTTCGAGGCAAAGGAAACGAAGAATAAAACATCATTTCCATTAGCTAATATACATGAACATCAAATCAATCATATGCAAAAGGTTATTGATCAACAGGGTATTTGTTTTATGTTAATTCGATTTACAGCTCATGATGAGACATACTTATTGGATGCCAAAGCACTTTTAACATTTTGGAATCTTAAGCAAGATGGAGGGAAGAAATCGATTCCCTATGATATGATAAGAAACCAGAGTCAGCTTATTCCATTTCATTACCAGAAAAGAGTAGATTATTTAGCTGCTGTAGATAAGCTTTATTTTT
- a CDS encoding DUF2515 domain-containing protein, whose product MSKLQQSFLIHYITNSTSSHNIDNISRTKAYQAYYEKHPEIVWTLIATVVSRNAGYNMTDLTLSTYKKMLGREEIEYLFQTYERANWTIFSDAYPQLLVYELSKELQKPLFHLLVQFQVSRFMIKEWNYFWKTNNKERLMLALIINEQNVIEHPLITKSKYEKEVFHSLPYHIINLLWMNAVLIPAIHQPSYGVFIHHFTSLNRRIKTGRQIATILSDPKIYNRTIDFIRTVEPTGSRFEYERFRKINSKNEISLPYRQLYPIVQHQDNIRRDWSKKKGVHKKWLNRLTVSQYSPIENQFNFKRKLLYLYGRLHF is encoded by the coding sequence ATGAGTAAACTACAACAATCTTTCCTCATCCATTATATAACAAATTCAACATCATCACATAATATAGACAACATTTCTAGAACAAAAGCTTATCAGGCCTACTATGAGAAACATCCAGAAATTGTATGGACGCTAATCGCAACCGTTGTATCTCGAAATGCGGGATATAATATGACAGATCTTACGTTATCCACCTATAAGAAAATGCTAGGCAGAGAAGAAATAGAGTATTTATTCCAAACTTATGAACGGGCAAATTGGACAATATTCTCTGATGCTTATCCTCAATTGTTAGTATATGAATTATCAAAAGAACTTCAAAAACCTTTATTTCATCTATTAGTACAATTTCAAGTTTCCAGATTTATGATAAAAGAGTGGAATTATTTTTGGAAAACAAATAATAAAGAAAGACTAATGCTCGCTCTTATTATCAATGAACAAAACGTTATCGAACACCCATTAATTACAAAATCAAAATATGAAAAAGAAGTATTTCATAGCCTACCTTATCATATAATCAATTTATTATGGATGAATGCCGTTTTGATTCCTGCGATACACCAACCATCATATGGGGTATTTATTCATCATTTTACCTCCTTAAATCGGCGAATTAAAACAGGTAGACAAATTGCGACGATATTAAGTGATCCCAAAATTTATAATCGTACTATAGATTTTATTCGAACAGTAGAGCCAACTGGATCTCGATTCGAATATGAAAGATTCCGCAAAATAAATTCTAAAAATGAAATTAGTTTACCATACAGGCAGCTTTATCCGATTGTTCAGCATCAAGATAATATTCGAAGAGACTGGTCAAAAAAGAAGGGTGTACACAAAAAATGGCTAAATCGATTAACTGTTTCCCAATATTCTCCTATTGAAAACCAGTTTAACTTTAAACGGAAATTATTATACCTATATGGGAGACTTCACTTTTAA